The Populus trichocarpa isolate Nisqually-1 chromosome 18, P.trichocarpa_v4.1, whole genome shotgun sequence genomic interval CGAAGACATTAATGTCGAACTGGGGATCTTCGGCATGTAAATCTGTACTGATAAATCACTACGCTGCAGAGGCTTAATCGATATAGAGGAAGTTTTAACGAGTTTAATCTTgttttgtaaattaaattatggTGAGTTTTAGGTGCACGCTCAGAACTTATAATTTCAAAGTGTTTAATGTATGTTTTTTTGTAACTGTTGATGAAAACAGTAGGATTCGAGAATTATTTCTCGTCCAAGTTTAGGTTTTATCCTAAATTCTTATGCTTAGGTTATCATGCGGCTAGTTTGCAAACCTTGCAATTCAAGGTTTCTTTTAGATCAGTCGAacataatcttaaaataaagcAGGGGTGATATCttataattaacttaataaGTTTGAATCAGGTTATGTTGGGTCAGTGAAATTTTACCagatcaactttttattttatttaattttagaatcgatccaaattaaatactaggtCATCAAATTTCTTGGATGTAGCCATTGAATCAagttaagtttaaaaaaatatacattttatttgtttatttgaatcatCTAGAGCCaatcaaaattcataaatatcattaatattttcttggaaGTAATACAAGATAgcaatcatattttattttttttgtattatttaagaGTAGTTGATAAGTTTGATGAATGTATTCTTTTCAATATATCATACTAATATaggcattaaaaaaagaatttagtataaatttatatatatcataatcGATTTTTGaccccacattaaaaaaaataaaaaataaattcaggaGCGAAACACCAATCAAATGAAGAATAgggattgaaataaaaaaatactagagtttaattttatctccaaaataaattgtgaatttaaaataaaagaggagatTAGGAGATAAAATAGAggagaaaatacaagaatttaaaatatatatatggtgaaGGGACTATAAATAAGGAATAAACAGTGCAAAAAAAATTCCCGAAACAAAACTGAAGAGAAtcgagaaacaaaaaaatctaaaagaaaaatcatatgcGCAGAAAAGTGGAGAGAACTTTGAGAGATCCTAGAAAAAATTTTATGCGAGAAGCTAGAgagtaaaatcttttttttaaaaaaaaaagcaaagagaaaaaaaagaggttgacacaaagataaaagaagaagaagaagaagtaagcCTTTTCTTCCATTCTTCCTCCACAACCATAAGCCTTTTCCTTGCTGAATTTTGGTCAAACCAGCAACCCCAAACCCAGTAATAGACTGAGTAAACCACAAAAAATCGCATTCTCTTCAGAGAACAAAACTAACAATAGCTTCTCAGACCACCACAAACCTAACTATTGTCCTCTTTCTCCAAATCGCTCCACTACCTTCATCTCCTCCACACGACAATCCCTCTCACCTTTTTGTCGCATGCATCCATTGCTCTCTTTCTGTCACCCTATAGAATAGCCTTCATATCCACCACCCAACACATCATCATGatctttttttaacccaaaatcgtaaccttaatttcattaaaaaattatctcaatcaaACCCGACAATACAGCTAAAACCCAACCAAATCATCCCCAAAATAAATAAGGAACAATCAGCTTCCATATCCACTTGAAAGATCATCATTTCTATGTGATTTTGCAGGTACATCCTTGGCACATAAAGAGCATGTGCCTTCTCTATTTATCATAACCTAGTATTTCAACGCATGACAAGCACGCGTTGACATTATTCTGCCTTGTTTGATTCATTTCTAATAGTTATAGAAGGTCAATTTCATATCTAAAAGccaatttgtttgaattacttGTATTGTAATGTTGATGTGTAGATGATTTAGTgtggattgattttttatttgcacaTGTGTTAATATAATTTGGGTGATATTTTGTTGAATAGTGTGATTTTTATACGTGTTGATTAATTGATctatatttgtatttatttgtttaggTTGGGTGATTTATAGTTTCTCAGcatgattttattgattttgcatGGATGTGATTAAATATATGTGTGGAGAATTTATGTTGGTAAACATTTGAATTTCATGTTCAATGCGTTTaaatgtagattttttttattcagaacgCTAGAatcttcaatgattttttttttaaatatggtaggaatattttgagtatatatatacatatatttaaacatttatattgTTGGCTGTTTTTTATCAAAGGATTGACCTATTGGTAGATCACTGAACATGTCTTATCAATtagatgtcaatttttttttaatattttttttgtgatttaggTTCAACCCAAAGGTAAGACAATCACTTAATGAGTCATGCTCtttaaaagttgaataaaaaataacttgttttccaaaattacatacatatattatttctttcaagaatatGAATTTGATATATGAGGTGAAAAGTTTCTTTTTGATTCACTTTTCTTTCATATAATAAACCATTATTTTATTGGCATAGTTGCTGACaatattcattttcttaaaaacaaataccaatgaatttatctttgtttgtaaatatctttttttttattgatgtcatTGTGTGCATTTcttaagaggtttttttttttttttatgtgtctaGGATATTGTCCCATCATTGCAAGAGAATTTAGGCAGGGTCAACATGATCCTAAAAAGGCCTATTGAGTTTTAATAGTGGTCTTTGAGTATATGTTAGGCATGACCTAAGAAACGAGCTCAAAACCCAATTGTCACTTATCATCCTCCTGGATtcaattgttatatttttaaagtgagGATTGGGCCTTATTACGAGGACCAAGTCCCAAATCACTATCTTAAGTTTAATGATCCTCTTTCTCTTAACCAAATATACATATATCAGTTTCAACCAATTTTAGCAAGAggacataattatttttatcattagaaaccataattataaaactcgGCCTGAAGGTTGACCTGGAATAATAGTCAGGTCCCAAGTCAGTTGGGTTGACTTAAGTTAacttggaaaatgaaaaaaaaccctttctCTACATTATCTCCCTTTATAAACACCTTCATTGTTTCATTGCTTTTGGTTattatccttctttttttccctttaaattttataattcctCTATTTCTCATATAAATccaattctttatatataaataaatcttttccATTTCACTCTCTCTAATTTTTccatatataaattttgttatatatCAATAAGATATGCtgcttttcattaaaaataagttgttacgactcaaatcattttgatgaagaagaagtcAATCCTTTCACATTATGtcgatattataaatatcatacTTAATAAATCTCTGTATAATTTACATGTGTACATTGTTCacgtatttattttatgattttaaataagaGATATTTAGTCTTTAAAACAAGTTTCATATATatgtttaacaaattaaaaacaaacggGATTGGGGTTGTTCACTTATAGTGATGAGGGGTAAccaagataaattaaataaaaaaaagtgaatgtTAAATAACATACCTAAAAGATAAATGAACACTAAAAGGGTCATTGTCAAAACTTAGTTCAAATGAGATCTTTATGTCACTTAGATCTCATTCCAAATAAATGAGCATACAATCttcattcaaaaaatattataaatgaatcTTAGACATGACATTATTTATGGACCATTTCTAGGATCTAGGTTAGGTTAAAGGAGCCCAGTATAAGCTTATTGGTTATTCATTTGAATGACTTGATAGACTATTTGTCATATGTCATGATAAGTAGTTACTAGTTATAGACGTGTCAATTCAccaagtattataaaaaaaaataataacttaggAGTGACAAAGATAAACAAGACCTTATAATAATTAGACTTGAACATCTACTTAAGGTTCAACTCATTGTAGTGGATTAATTATCACTAATATAAATAGATCACTAATAGATTAAAGACAATAGATCATTAGAAATAAAAGACAAGTTACAATGATGCTTTAGGATGATAGGGTTTTCTAGTGATTATAATACTATGTGACATCTTCTTTTTAACATAAGACTTTTCCCCCCTctcaacacacaaaaaaacttTCTCCTTCTCAAGAAAGAGGACATGATTACTGCAATGTCGAATACAACATTTCAAATGAtagttttatttcaaataacaaTTTCTCAAGTAAGACCCATCAGTCCGATGATAATTTTCTATCAAAATGGCATTTTTTTAGATAAGCCCATCAATTTgataacaattttcttttagatgattttaatttcaaagagAAGTCCAACTGgatgatgataattatttttttccaaatagtatttttattcaaggAAAGCTTATTAATCTAATGACATCTTTCCTTTCAAagaaactcttttcttttctttacaaactcACAATacaaagtcaaagaaaaatatattttttttattttgtaccataagtattgtaaagagagaaaaactattgtaattgattttttaccccacattcaaaaagaagaagaagaaatattaaagagTGAAATGACAATTAGATTAAGAAATcaggaccaaaataaaacataCAGGAGTTTAAgtccatctaaaaaaaaactatggatttaaaataaaataggaaattAGGAGGTTAAGAGATAAAATAGAGGAGAAAAgattagtattttaatttttttttataaagagcctataaataaaggaataaagagtgcaaaaaaatttaatggaagCAATATTAGAAAGAAccgagaaacaaaaaaaaatcccaaagtAAAATCACAAGCAGACAAAAATAGAGAGTAataaagcaaagagaaaaaagaagactagcaaaaatataaacataaaagaaaaaaaaaaatcctgacccttttttttcttccatcttCTTCCCCTCTCTCCAACATCACCGCTAGcctttttataattatacatatatattatttgtttttcaaaaatatgaaTTCAATCCATGAGTTTAAAGGctcccttttgattttttttttttcatataataaacTGTTATCCTACTAGTAGAGTCGCTCTTAAGGTgggaacatttattttttaaaaaaaattataccaataaatttatctttgtttataaatatttttcctttttattaatgtcaattagtgtttttttaaaataatttttttatgtgattaggTTATTATCCTATTATTACTAGTGAATTTAGTCCGAGTTAACGTGATCCCAAAAAGACTTATTAAGTGTGAATAATggtttttaggtttattttagGCATGATCCAAGAAACGGGTTCAAAGTTCGATTTGTCATTTGTCATAGTTCAGATCCAacacttattattttaaatatggaTTGGACTTTATTATCAAGCACAAGTCTAAATTATTATCTTAGATTTAgtgataatttttcttttaaccaaTTATACACATACCAATTTAAGCCAATTTTAGCAATAGCTCttacatatttttatctttagaaACAAGCAGAATAAAACTTACCTTATATAGAATGCTTTAGAAAGGTGCTTATTTTTACTTTAGCATAAACAACTTTTTATCTAAAACTCGGAAGACtaattaggttttatttttttatttttactcttagTTCGTCAAGATGCCCCGTggaacaatatataaaaatatcctttattgttcaatataaaattactataaaaatttgttttccatAAACGGCACAGTAAAATATACTCGTGGAAAtccaggggaaaaaaaaatctccagtCTCTGCTCTTCGGGCAGATAAGTTATCACTGTGAGCCTGGCTTTATATGATGAGGTCCTTTCTTTGAAGTGTGACCCAAATCCTTACTAGGTCGATGTGGTTGGCCCAAAGTTGCTCTGTCTGTGCCTAGTGAAGTTGAGAGCAGGCTTAATGTTATTGTAATCAAACTCGAACTCATGCTCGAACCCAAATTTGGACTGAACTTGCTGACCACAAAAATCATAACCTATCAGATAAGAAAGGTTATATAGACACAATTTGGACAAATACCAAAAGGCCCTGAAGGGGGGGCCGATTTGACCTCAACAGGCCTTTCAAGAACCTGAAAGTGTTCTTGCAGTGGGACTATCAATGGAGTCTGGTGGCTTGGCTCGTTGCCTTTGTCTCACCCTACGTAAAACCTAAGTGATATACTATAATACCATGTATTTCTTCCTTGACACAACAGATAACAACTAGCCCCCAACCCTACGGATTCTATGATCAATACAACGAAGGAAATGGCTAAACATAGATTCTTTCCAGCTTAGTCCAAATTTTAAAGGCTCATAATAATTTGTGCAGGGGCATCAAATCAGAAATCTAGCTGTAGGTCGCTTTCCTTTGTGCATAAACTTATTTCTCAAATGGAAAATGCCAGTAGCATTATTATTTACTTTAGGGTTGCTGGTCTCACTTCTTAGTAAAGACAATCAACTCACTGTCCATGATGGTACACGCACACTTTTGCATATTTTAAGACCATTATGACTTCCAAAAATCATGCATGTGTCTGTCATTATATGTAGAGATGAATTGATTATATATAGCTGGCCAGCAACATTAGACGGTAAATGGTCAAATTTAATTAGATGGGACATAATTAATTGGCCAACCAACTCTTCGTTACATCTAGAGAAGGCAGAGAGGACTTACTGCTCTCTTCTTGTATTGTTAGCCATCTTCATCTGGGCAAAATTTGGATAGCCTCCTAATTGTagtaaaactattttattagtAGTTGTGATCACAACCCTATCTTCAATCTTCTTAAGAGTTGtaatcatgaaattaatttatccTCGATAATTCACTATTAAAACAATCAGGATATTACAGTTGgagaaatataaatacatgGCCGGACTATATATAGAAATCCCACTAAACCGGTGCTTCTTACAATGATGTTCTTTAATATTGATCATAAATGGTAATAACAATGGAAACTGGTATATATGGATTACCATCTTCTTACTctgatgttaacaacaaatcaaaggAAACTGCAACCCGTTTCAGTCCCCATCTTTGCTTTAGCTTCATGACATTTTGAAGCCTCTCTTACTTCTCTTTTATCTTTGTTTCCTTTGGCCAATTCTCTCGTTTTGGACATTGTaccatctttaattttaatagaatTACTAGaacaatattcataaaaaataaataaacaaagaaatctGAACGAGAAAGGCTGATTGTGGTTCTTTGTATCTTCATTTAATATCTACCATCTTTTATATTAAGGTTTGCCAGTTATAAAACTTTGGAAAATGCTAAACTATAATACATCTTTCATGGTTCATGTTGATCACCAATGGAGACTGATCACTTTTATGATAGTTGACCAGGTCATGAGATCAATAATCCAGTGGTTCCATAAATGTTAATAAGCAAGGATCAGGCTTTGCATGTAACAACCAGTTGAAATATTTCTATAggccacatatatatatatatatatatatatatatatataaattcatggATACGGTTGTGTGTGcgtgtatatataatatatatctgCGTCATCATGGACTACAATTTATGAATTCTTACATCTTAAAATCTTTGCTGCTGTCACCATCAAAGAAATATAGTATATGCAGGGTGTTGCACGGGTATAGTAATTTGGCCTTTCTTTGTTATCTTGTGTCAACACCAACTTTCCCTCCTACATGCCTCAATAATGCAAGATCATCGCACGTCCTTAACCAAAATAAGCAAAGAAGAACCAAACAGCTAGCTGTCTAAGCAATACTTCATACGGTAAGATATCAGTTTGAGTGACAACAGAGAGTATGTACCAAGCTAGTTCCCTTTACTGAAGGACAAACACAAGAACACTATCAAAAGACAATCAAAGTAGAATTTTAAGCAACAATTCAAGTACTCGTATAGTGGAAGTTCCTTCTttggattattttattctttcccttcttttctttttgtggatGAAATATGGGTTGTTAATGAATTTCCTCATGTAGTCATGTTCTTGAACACAATTTGTAAGCCTTAATTTGTTTGCATATTGAGCACATCCCATATATCTTGGacaacaaaatgaaaagaagaaacatcaTCAGTACAAAGGGAAATCGAAAATGCTCAGTGCAATATTGCTGGCTACcaataattaagttttagaaatttgtGCAAACACTTCCGGAATCTTGCTCATCattttaatgtaaattaaaacTAAGACTAGCTAGTAGAGGCGAGGGAAACAAAAGGtttgattgatttaataaatatggTTCCTCTGTACATGCCTTGCTACCTTTTAGCATGCACctcctgattttatttttttttatatctagtcttgcaaagaaaaaaaaaagaagaagaagaagaaataagaaatagaAGATCTAGAATTTATAGAAAGTAGCTACTTTTCCATCGATGTTCCTATTTACCATTGACTAGCTCAGTAGCCTTGGCAAGAGTTCTCATGACATCAACCTGAGCTCGAAGTGATTCTATGTAGTCTAGGGTTTCTTCAATCAGAGAGATATCATCCATAAATTCCCCTCCAGGTACAAGACTCTTCAATACTTGTGTTCTTCTATTTACCATCCTTTTAGCAATAGATTTAGCAAGAACAACTTGCGGTTCACtttttcttactcttttaaTGCAGCAACTCCTCTTCAAGATTTTCTTGCATCTAACCCTCTTGTTGTCCATGACCAATCCAATTGACGCGTTCTTTAGCCTCTCACTCTCAGGAGCTAATAGGTGCTGAACAAGGACTTTATTATCATCATGTTTTGAAGCATTGGCAATGAGTGCACGACTCCAACAAGTCCTTCCATCTCTAGTAGAAGCTAAGGCAATGTCTGCTGATAGCTCTATTGCCTTCTTTCTCTCCAAGATGCTCATGTTCTGCTTCCCAGAACCACATACTTGGAGACCCAATATCCATTTCTTGAGAAATTGTTGCTTGAGTGAACTAGGATCGCGCATTCTGCATAAGATAAGAAGACAGTACAAGAAGAATTTGAAAGAGATGTGAGCACAGGAAAAGAAATGCTACAAGCTTTATAGCTTCAGTCTAGCTGCTAGTTTGGTCAGTTAGCTGGCTTTAtacttttcttaatattttcttcCAACAATTTTTTCTCAACCAAAGAGAGGATCCATAGCATAGAATTGAAGAAgtaaatatatttccaaaccaagaaattaagaaaggaaaaatggGAAAAGATTTAAAGAGCGAGTGAGTATAAGTTAATAAGATTTAAGGAATCATGAGAGGGTGAAGGTGGACAATTATTTCAAAAAGAAGACGATGGCAAGTTTAAGGTGAATTTATGCACTTTCATGGATCTATCTAGTCATGGGAACTACATGATGCATTGTTGGAGCAAGATATATAATGATGTGAAGCATACCTTTGTTGTATAGAGCAAGAGCACAGAAAATCATAAGAAGTAAGTAAGACAAGTTGCAGAATGATGCAATTCTACGATCCAAGAAAGTGTGTCTCAGAATCCTAGAATgatgtaagagagagagagagagaatgagaaggaagaagaacgtgaaggaagaagaaagtgaaGCCACCCCATTTATTTGCTCAAAGGAAAAGCAGCAGTGGGCCTTTAAGAGAGAAAGACACAGCACATGCAGGCACATGGTGTCCATGGCCCACCACACAAACCCTAGAACTAGAAGATGTAAAAAAGAAATCGGCCCTAAGATATAAATTAGTCCCTATAGTCTTGCAAAGTTAATTGGATAATCCCCCTGGTCTTACGAATCATTAATTAGTCCCTATATTcttaaatctattttcaacTTGACCCTTTTCACTCATTTCatgttatttctttcttttcttttccttttttaaaaaaaatagaaaaaaaaagataatatagaaagaaaacaagggaTGAAACGTGGACATATTAAAACATGTGGTTTCTTTAGGTACCAAATTTGTACAAGAAGttcgaataaaaaaagaaaagaaaaaggagaaagaagttAGACAAACAATTCTTTATTATATATGCTTAGCAGAAATTATTGTTTCTAGACTGGCATTGGAATTTGTATTCATACAAAGTACTTGTGTTAATATCTAGGATTCAGAAAGGAAAGGAGTACTTCGGACAAAGATTGAGTAAAAAGCATTTGGAATTCATGAGTTGTCCTTCAAGACTTTATACAAAATTAAGATCAATATCCCAAAGTATATGTATAAATCGttctttatttctattttctttacttAGCATTCGGATGCTTAATGATCTTGAATTAGTACAGAAATTAAAGCATTTTTCCTATTCCcaattactattttaaaattcctaatTACTCATAAGAAATTCCCAATTAACATTCAGAATTAAGAAGTTTTAAGTTGGACTTTTCAACTACGTTAATAATTTCAAACCTCTTTTGCAGGTCTGTCCAAGCTAGCTAGGACGTGTTCCACGACAAAATATGTGCTATGAAATGTAAATTAATGATAGAAATCTCAGTAATGTTGCAAGAATATATTTGACCAgtccaataaaattaatcaccagaattattatcattatcattattattattattattataaatatttaggcTAGTTTACATGTAATTTGACTAATTTTTCAagatcctgaagttaatgatcaggTAAGTCTCCAATAATCCGAGATTTGTAACACTCAAACTGGTAATTTCTATAAAACAAACCAGATGTTAACTAGTTAAAATACAC includes:
- the LOC7493355 gene encoding transcription factor IBH1-like 1 — protein: MRDPSSLKQQFLKKWILGLQVCGSGKQNMSILERKKAIELSADIALASTRDGRTCWSRALIANASKHDDNKVLVQHLLAPESERLKNASIGLVMDNKRVRCKKILKRSCCIKRVRKSEPQVVLAKSIAKRMVNRRTQVLKSLVPGGEFMDDISLIEETLDYIESLRAQVDVMRTLAKATELVNGK